AATCCCGGCCCCCGGCATTATTCCTATGAAAGACAAGACACTCGCGGCATTGGCCTATATCACCTGGGTCCCTTCACTTTATGTTGTCCTCACCCGGAAAAGAGGGGAGGAGTTCATGACTTTCCATGGGAACCAGGCGCTCCTTCTTTGGTTGCTGATCTTCCTGGCCTTTTTTACGCTCCGTGCCTTGGTCAACCTGGTCTGGAGCTTGATCTATATCCCGTATCTCGACCTGTTGGAAGTCCTCTTTGGCTTTGGCGCCTGGGGCTACGCTTTTTATTGCGGGATCCGTTGCTACCGGGGAGAACCCTTTACCATTCCCCATTAAGGACAATATGGCCATAAAAGATAAATTCATCGAGACGATCAGGGAATACAAGATGTTCGAGCCGGGCGACCTGGTGCTGGTCGCCGTTTCCGGCGGCGCCGATTCGACCGGCCTGCTTAATTTGCTCTACGCTTTCCGCGAAGAGCTGAAGATCTCGCTCCATGTCGCCCACCTTAACCACATGCTGCGCAAGGGGGACGCCGAACTAGACGTCCGCTACGTGGAAGATATGGCCCAGCGGATGGCGGTGCCGATCAGCGTCGAGTCCTTTGACGTCAGCGACCTGGCGGCGCGCGAGAAGATCGGCATCGAAGAAGCGGCCCGGATCGCCCGCTACGAATTTTTCGGCCGGATGGCGAGAAAGATCGGGGCGGGGAAGATCGCCGTCGGCCACACCGCCGATGACAATATCGAGACCTTCCTGATGCGCCTGTTGCGCGGCGCCGGCCTGCGCGGACTTTGCGGCATCCCGCCGAAACGGGCCAATATCGTCCGGCCGCTGATCAAGGTTTGGCGGCGGGAGCTCGAAGATTACGTCGGGGCGCTCAAGCTGGTGCCGCGGCGCGACCACACCAATTACGAATCAAAATACATGCGCAACAGCGTCCGCCTGAAACTGGTGCCGCAGCTCAAGATCTACAACCTCAACATCAAGGAGATAATCCTCCAGACGATCCTTCTGCTGACCGAAGACAATGTCTATCTGGAAACGAAGGCGGCGGAGCTGCTGCCGGAGATCAAGAGCTTCCAGGATGCCGGCCAGATCAGGTTAAGCCAGGATAAACTGGGCCGGTTGGAACCAACTATCCAGCGCTATGTCCTCCGCCTGGCGGTGGAGCAGGTCAAAGGGAACTTGACCCAGCTTTCGTTCGGCCATATTCATGATGTGCTCGACAAGCTCGGCTCGAACGAAAAATGGGAGATCCATTTGCCGGACAATATCTTTGCCAGCGGTGAACGCAACGTCCTGACGATCTCGCGTGAGCGGCCGAAAGAGCGGGAAGCCAAGCCGTTCCGCTACCTGCTGGCTATCCCGGGTGAGGTCAGGCTCGAAGAGGTTGGGCGGGTCTTGCGCGGCAGTTTTGTCGATAAGGTCGAAGGGGCGACTGGCGAGCAGATCGCCTTTGTCGACTACAGCGCCTTCGGCAAGGAAGTGATCGCCCGCAATAAGCTGGCGGGGGACCGTTTTGTCCCGCTCGGGATGAAAGGGAGCAAAAAGCTCCAGGACTTTTTTGTCGATGAGAAAGTGGCGCCGGCGGAGCGCGACGTTATCCCGGTGGTCGAGAGCGCCGGCCGGATAATCTGGGTGGCAGGCCAGCGGCTGGATGACCGGGCGAAAGTGACCGACAAGACGAAAAAGATAGTCAAACTGGAGTTGTTGTGATCGCGCGCCTGATCGAGGGTGACCCGGCAGCCGAGATGAAGGCGCTCGGCGCCGATCCAGCCGGGATCAGACTGATGGCCCCCAAGGCGGTTTTCCGGCTGATCAAGTTGACGGCCCTTCGCCCGGTCGCGGCCAATATTATCAAACAGACGATGCTATCTAATGGCGGGGACGCGGCGACCGCTTACGGGTCCGTCAATCTCTCCGTCAAAACGACCGATCTCCTGGTCTTTGGCACTCTGCAACAGCTCAAATCGCTGGTGGCAAAGCTCAAGGCCCACCAGTTTGGCCTGCCGGTCATTGCCGCCGAAATTGACCGGGCGCTGGCCAATTATACCGCCAACCCGAAAGCGATCAAGGTCGGCCCCAAGAAAATAACCTTTGGCCGGCGGACATTTGTCATGGGGATATTGAACGTGACGCCGGATTCTTTCTCGGATGGCGGACAATTCAGCGAGCGAGTGACGGCCCTTTGCCAGGCGGAAAAAATGATCGCGGAAGGAGCCGATATCATTGATGTTGGCGGCGAATCGACCCGGCCGGGGGCGCGGCCAGTCTCGGCGGCTGAAGAGATAGCCCGGGTCATCCCGGTCATTAGGGAAT
This Candidatus Margulisiibacteriota bacterium DNA region includes the following protein-coding sequences:
- a CDS encoding DUF4870 domain-containing protein; this encodes IPAPGIIPMKDKTLAALAYITWVPSLYVVLTRKRGEEFMTFHGNQALLLWLLIFLAFFTLRALVNLVWSLIYIPYLDLLEVLFGFGAWGYAFYCGIRCYRGEPFTIPH
- the tilS gene encoding tRNA lysidine(34) synthetase TilS; the protein is MAIKDKFIETIREYKMFEPGDLVLVAVSGGADSTGLLNLLYAFREELKISLHVAHLNHMLRKGDAELDVRYVEDMAQRMAVPISVESFDVSDLAAREKIGIEEAARIARYEFFGRMARKIGAGKIAVGHTADDNIETFLMRLLRGAGLRGLCGIPPKRANIVRPLIKVWRRELEDYVGALKLVPRRDHTNYESKYMRNSVRLKLVPQLKIYNLNIKEIILQTILLLTEDNVYLETKAAELLPEIKSFQDAGQIRLSQDKLGRLEPTIQRYVLRLAVEQVKGNLTQLSFGHIHDVLDKLGSNEKWEIHLPDNIFASGERNVLTISRERPKEREAKPFRYLLAIPGEVRLEEVGRVLRGSFVDKVEGATGEQIAFVDYSAFGKEVIARNKLAGDRFVPLGMKGSKKLQDFFVDEKVAPAERDVIPVVESAGRIIWVAGQRLDDRAKVTDKTKKIVKLELL
- the folP gene encoding dihydropteroate synthase, with the protein product MIARLIEGDPAAEMKALGADPAGIRLMAPKAVFRLIKLTALRPVAANIIKQTMLSNGGDAATAYGSVNLSVKTTDLLVFGTLQQLKSLVAKLKAHQFGLPVIAAEIDRALANYTANPKAIKVGPKKITFGRRTFVMGILNVTPDSFSDGGQFSERVTALCQAEKMIAEGADIIDVGGESTRPGARPVSAAEEIARVIPVIRELGKWRGCAVSIDTRKAAVARAALEAGADMVNDISGLKHDRQMGKVVSRAGVPVCLMHLRGTPKTMQRNPVYSDLMGEVIAELAESLAIANNAGILHEKIILDPGLGFGKTAGHNLEIIARLRELKVLGRPLLVGPSRKSVIGQVLGLPVEARLAGTAALVAAAIMNGADLVRVHDVKELVRVARMTDAIKRR